The Stegostoma tigrinum isolate sSteTig4 chromosome 22, sSteTig4.hap1, whole genome shotgun sequence DNA segment CAGATACTGATTTGGAATCCAGTGGAATCGTGCAAATGCAGTTTGTTTCAGAACAAAATCTTTTGGAAGCCCTGAAGTTTACCAAGCGGTGAGAGTCATGGTGAATTTTATTGTGATTTGATTTGCAGCCACTTCAATTTTTAGACTTGTAGCTGCAAGAGTGGGGTGTTGGTCATACACCATCTTTCACCAAGTATGCGGGCCTTGTGTGTTGTATTTAAGTTCTTTGGAACATCTTGCAGCCAGTATAGTAATACATGCCTTCCTTTATCGCACATTATAAATTTGGATTgtggtttttttttcttccagGTCTTTTCAATAATTGTATTTGGTTGCATCACGAGCGAAGGTTACACCAATTCACATCGATCTTCACAGCTGAAGTGTATCTTCAATGAGAATGTGGATGCTTGCCACTATGGTGTAGGAATCGGTGTGATTGCATTTCTCCTCTGCATTGTCTTCTTTGCTCTTGATGTCTATTTCCCTCAGATCAGCAATGCTGACCAGCGCAAGCATATCGTTATGGCTGACCTTGGAATTTCAGGTAGAaagttgtttttttcttttaaaatcactCGTGGGATAtgagcgtcactggctgggctaacAATTATtgtctgtgataataaaatgtgaggctggatgaacacagcaggcccagcagcatctcaggagcacaaaagctgacgtttcgggcctagaccctcactGATACAATTATTGTCTGTCCTTACTTTCTGCCTTCAACTGCTGCAATAAAATGTAGGGGAGGAAATAACACCTTTTGTAACACTGTATCTTAGCCAAGGCCAGGCTTCAGGCTATTGGTATCTGGGGCTGCCTCATAGGTGAGCTTATCATACCTGTGCTGAAGGATGGAATAATGGCCTTGTTTATTTACCAAGGGATGTCAGGAAAACTTAAGTATTTCTGTTTGTACGTTAGAAATTAAATGAACTACCTATGAACAAAACTGTCCCATGCAATTTGAAGTTGGTTAACTCAATGTGCGGTTTGTATCAAACTAAGCGATTTTAAAAAGTAGGaaacagagtaggccatttgacctcttgagcctgctgcaccaattaataggatcatggctgatccgacattcctcatgtccactttcccaTAACCTTCGATTTCCCCACCAAATAAGAATCtgacaaggactctgccccacacCCCTCCGTGGCAAGGATACAAAGACACTCGaccttcagaagaaatttctcttgaaCTTGGCCTTAAATTGACACCCCTTTATTCTAatattatgccctctggtcctagaccctcCCACAAGGGGGAATATCCTCTTGGCATATGCCCTCCAAGCCCCTTGTGAACTCTAtatgtttcaaaaataaaatctcacattcttctacactccaatgagtagagtcccaatatGTTCAACCTTTACTGAAAACACAATCTTCATGCCAGAGATCATCCCAACGAACTTTCTCTGAAAGCCTTCATTGAAATAATAATCCTccctttaaataaggggaccaaaattctGCACAGTTAtcccagatgtggcctcaccagtgcctCGTACAGTTGCAGAAAAGCTGCCTTATTCTTACATTCCAATTCCCTTCAAGTAAGGGCCAAccttccattagctttcctgattacctacTGTCCCTGTGTGCTACCTTtatgttttgtgcacaagtatctCCAAGTCCctttttgtgttgcagctttctacaACATGAACCAGGAACAGTTAGGCTTCATCCTGGGTTGTGTAACTGATTTTGGTCAGGCAGTGGTGCACTACACCACTGCTTGTATCCTTGGAGCAAAACTCCAACAGTTCTAgtaaaaggcaaaatactgcggatgctggaaatctgaaataaccaCAAGAATGCTAGAGGAActgggcaggtctggcagcatctatggagagaggtagagttaacactttgagtctgGTATGAATCTTCTGAAGAGCAATTCTAGATTGGTCCGTCGATTCCATTCGCACTTGCACGCTATCTCTCACAACCAGTTCGTGTTGAGATATGCAGAATGATTTGGTGACTGACCCCAGTGGGTCCGTCCTGCAGGGTTAGATCAGGTTGCAGCAGAAGTGGGGAATCTTGTTGAGAAGGGAAGTGAAGGAAGCAACAGCAAAATGCAAGAGTGTCTCCTGGGTGGTATTAGTTGGCAGGCAATCCAACTTTTATGTCACATTTGAGTGTTGTACTTATTTATTGCTTTTCTTGGTTATTTGCATTATATGAAGTACTATTTTTCCTCCCACTATGGTGGATTTAATGTTGTGACACTCCCTGGACAGCTATGTCACCATCGTGTGTCTGCAGTGACATTGCTTCCCGCCATCTATTGAACTTGGGCAGCAAATCTTTGTAAACATCCTCAACCTGTCATCTCCTTACTTTTTTTTTTTACAACTCTTGACTGAAAGatttttccatttaaaattcAGATTCTGAATGTTTATTCCATTGCCAAAATCTGTTATttgattactttttttttccaccTGGTTTTCAAGttttatgtttaaaaataaaaaagttaTGAGATGTGAGGGTtgttggctaggctagcattcgTAGTCCGCCCTtaattgctcagagagcagttaggaatcaaccacattgctgtgggtcaggagtcacgtaCAGAGCAGAGcgggtaaggacggcagatttccttctccatgatatttgtgaaccagatgccATTTTTACACAAGATGTGctggtgaggtggattggctgggttaaattacccatagtgtcctgggatgtgcagggctaagtgggttagccatgggaaatgcagggttacggggtaGGGTCAGGGTTTAGATCTCGtggggatgctgtttggaggataggtgtggacttgatgtgccaaatggcctgcttccacattgtagagattctgtgattctaaaagaATCAGCAGTGGTCACCATTTAAAACCTTCCAAGAACAAAGCCTTGTTCATCTTGAAGGCCAAAGACAACAGATTCATGAGAAGACCACTGTCCACAAGTTAGTTTTTAATTCTAGATAtgtattgaattcacattttgcTATCTTCCATGATAAGATTCACACCTGTGACCCCAAAACTTTACCAGTCCATAACCACAACTTCTCCACTTTTCTAATGTCTGACATTGGTTACAGTTTTGCTGACTCGCCGCTCTGACCCTTTTCATATTGAATCAGTAAGCAGGAACTTTACCCTCCGCAAAAGAAGAAAAGTAGTTAAGTGTGGTTTGCCATTCCATCGCTGCAAAACTGACTCCTGGTCTCAGGTCCAGCTGTTGTGCGGCAGGGATGCACCTTGTCGATGCTTGATATGTCTTAAGTAAGCTGCTGCTTGTGGCTTATTTCTCAATACCCTTCACAAATTGATAAACTAAATAAATTCCAAATACTGCTTCCTGAATATAAACCTCAGTTTTGTATCAGCTAGGCCTGGGACGTTCCCATactgactttttttaaacttgcttGATTATGATCAGGAGGCAGCAATAATGTTAGTTACCAACGAGTTGCATGCAGCCTTTTGTTTTCGGTCATATGCTGCAAAACGTTACGAGGAAGTCAAACCCCAAGTATCAATATCACGTTCTGGATGAGTGCAGAAGACAgtcagtccatctaacctactctgCTCTTAgcattttttaatttaaaaaagagTGTCTGCCTTCCCAGTCGTACATTTCCAGCAAGTGGATGATTATTTGCCAATTGTATGTCTTTTAAAAAGTcgttttttttgtttagaagtCCTGGCCCCTAAAGAATAGTCTTAAATCCACATTCTCTGTATCAGTGAAACTCTTTAAAATTACTATCCTAGCTATCCTCCTCTTGCCTAAAATAAAAATTACAGGGATTGACCATCTTTCCCTATAGCTCAGCCCCCTCGGCATCAAAATCGACCTCCTCCTATGACTGACCTCGCTTAAATAAACCTACGCTTCCTGCATGAGCAATGCTTCAGTGCACCCTCTCTCCAGGACCTGATACCGTTTCAGAATTTACTCCCTCAGACTCGCAGGTCATAGACCCAGCTCTTGCTGTCTGCAGGCACTGAACCTGTCTCTGGCCCATCCCTCAAAACACTGTCAAAGTTCCTACTGTTACCTCGCGTGTATCACCAATTCAAACAACTTGTATTCTTGTTTCCACTTAGTGTCGTGAATAGCACTTCCTTTGTTAAATTTAGAGGCTGTGAATTCTGCAGCAGGTGGACAGGCTCTCTGTCTCCCTAGcacagggacaaaaacaaagttgctggaaaagctcagcagatctaacaACATCTGTGAcgggaaaaacagttaacattttgggtcctgtgacccttcctcagaaccctctgTCAAATCCTGTTTGCCAGCTTTAAGGcgcaagtcgggagtgtgatgtaatactccccacttgcctggatagtgtcactccaacaacactccaggaacttgacaccatctaggacaaagcagcctgcttgattgcttGGTAGCAATCTCACTCCCTGTCCCACCAGTGCACGCAATGACAGCAGTGTggaacatctacaagatgcactgcagcaacacgCCAAGGCTGCTTTAAAACCTTACGAGGCCACAGCCTTGTCCATCTTGAAGGCCAAAGACAACAGATTTGTGGGGAAAGCCACTGTCCACAAGTTCTCCACCAAGCTGTTTGCTGCTCTGAATGGCTTTGCAATATATCACCAATACGTCAATGATGCTGGGTCAAGATTCTGGCACTGTTTGTAGTAGCGCTGAGTTTCCCTACATTCCACGGACTGCAGTGCTGCAaaaagccagctcaccaccaattctcaagggcagttggcaatttttaaaaaaaaaaatgcatcCAATTCCAACTGTCATCACTATTCGTGCTTGAACCTGTTCAGGTCTCTGTGTTATGATGTTGCAGTAAGCATTATCATCCCCTACACCTCGTTTGCCATTTATAAACTTAGATACCTTGAATATTCCATTCTCCAAGTCAAACGTGGTGTTGTCAAAATTCAGAGGGCCAGCCTGTCCTGCTTCTCTACTTATACCCAATCATCCTGTTCACTAACCTGCAATCTCTTCAAGGAAAATGGTGCAAAATGTTGAGATGTAAACTGCCCTTCCTAAACCCACAGTGGCTGTCTGGGAACATCCAGCATTTGCAAAtgcttttgttttttgttatCATCTCAAAGTGTTAGTCACTTTTCTCCTCAGTGCAGTTAAACCTTGTCAGGTTGTGCTTCATCGCTCTATCCCTTAcgcattttcctttcttttaaatgCAATGAAGTCACATTTTCTACTTTCCACTCCAAGGTTCAGgtaaaatttacaaggatgtggccagggttgaagggttttgggctaaagagagactgaatagtctggggctgttttccctggagtgttggaagctgaggcaTGACTTTCTTTTAATATAGAAGCtgaaaattatgagggacatggatcgAGTGACTAACTAACTAGGGTCTTTTTTTTTCTAGAGTGGGGGAATCCaacaccagagggcataggtttaaggtgagaggggaaagatataaaagagacctgagtggcaactttttcacgcagagtggcgcacgtatggaatgagctgccagaagaaatgaaggcagatacacatccagatgctttaagtgttgtaattgtatatgaatagaaagggtttagagggatatgggccaaatgctggcaaatgggctagattaatttaggatgtctggttggcccAGACCAattggactgtagggtctgttttcatgccagACAACTCTGACTCTGTTTAGTATGTTACTTGGCTTCAGTTGGATGGTGTGAGGGGGCTTTGCAGTCTCCTTACCCAACTCAGTCGACCTCTTACTGACTAAATTGGTTAGAATCTCGCATCTCTTCACTTCCCTAAATCACACTCTGCCAAGAATTTGTCCCTGAAAATCCTAGGCTTTGGTCTCCTCTCAACTTTGGCATCTGCTTTCTCCTCTTGAAtaattttctgacttttttttttgttaagaaaaAGCTTTAAGTTCGACAAGTTTTGGCTGTCTTTTAGAATATGGTTCCTAACTGCTCATGCTCATGGTCAAACAGCTCTTGCCCTGCATCCCCCTCTTGCTGCTAATGTTTTTGAAGAAAGCTTTTGTTGTGCTTTGTTTTTTTGATAGATGCGCTTATTTTCTGTGTCACTTGCCTCTTTTTCTCTAACTGTGTTACTTGAACTTCAGTGGATTTCCTCATACTCTTAGTCATTCCCCACTTGAGATCTACTTTTACATATGCATGAATTGTGATCTGGGGCACCACTGCAAACTCTTGGTGCTTGAATTATCAGTCCCAGCATTCCTTTGGCATTGGTATTGAGGTTCTGTGCTAGGCAAGTTGTGAACCCTTAATTTCATGAGTATAGCAGTGAGTGGTCTGTGGCTGActgttcaattttttaaaatctattttacaCCAATCTCCAGTATGTGGGCTGTTGTCAGACTAATGTCTGCACTGGTGCTGATTCTTGTGAGTAATTACTGATAAGTTTAACTGGTTTTGCTGTCCTCAGGCTGCTGGACCTTCCTGTGGTTTACTGGTTTTTGTTTCCTCACCAATCAATGGGTGTCCAGCACTGTTGTTCCAGAAGTCGGGGCGGACAGTGCACGGGCTGCCATCgccttctcattcttctccaTTTTCAGCTGGGTAAGTCGGCGAGCATTTTCTTTATTGCTGTTTTCTTCATCTGTTCCAGTAGACATGCAGAGACTATTTTAACGTAAACTTACCACATCCTTTGGACTTTTtcttctccctcccacccccccccccccccccccccaccccactccttcCAGGATAAGGTTtgtaaaaactttttttttgtttgtttgtatttttgcAGTTCTTCAAGGAAAGAGAAGGGTGGGGGCATGGTGCAAGGAAAGAAGCAATTAAAACATTGCAATGATGTGCCAGTGTTTAGTTGGAAAATTCACTGGCTATAGCAGAGTCGAGTCATAACTTTGGTTTGATCCCTAGACAGTACCGAATTAAGATGACAGAGTTGGCCTCCAGAGATGTTGAGAACTGACTATAATTTTGCTCTGGATCACTGTAAAGACTAGGTGAATGTCAGGAAGTACTATGATGTCTTCCCTGTCTCATTCTTGAGGAATAGCACGTAAACAGTACCCCCAAAGATTCCAATGAATAAAATTAGGTGAATAAGCCCACAGGATTGCATCTCTTTATCTAACTACCTCCTGGGTAGTTCTGATGAGTCTCCAGACTCAAACACtaactctactttctccccacccagacctgcagcaatttctgtttttgtttcagatcttcaataTCCGTAGTTgcgttttgttttcttttaccgGCCTGCAGGTGACATCGGATacctagcaatgtggttgacttttaatagCCTCTGAAAGGGCTTATCAAGCCACTCAGTtaaagggcagttagagatgggcaacaaatgctgatgttgCCCCTTCTGTGGAAGAATATAGTTTTTAAACTCCTACAAAGGGGGAAAACTACAGGcttcaaaaaaaagttcaaacTTGTTTAATTGCTGTtccattagcaagatcagcaacATTTTTGAAATTTGGGATTAATTTAATAAATTGAATAAACCATTTCATTAAATAAAAGTTAATGTAGTTTATTTTTCTGGAAGACTTATGCAAGTTAATCTTGATGATTTGCAGAGCTGTGAGTGACATTGAGAATGGGTTTTGGGGTGTTTTGGCACTTAGAACAGTCTGCAGGTTTTCTCCAGTAAAACTTGTTCAATGCATTAGCTAACAAGACTGTGGTTATACAGGGAGCCACAACTGATTTAATTTAGTTCAAATCTGATGATTATTAATAAGGCCATTGAGCACAAGAAGAAGGTGATGTCTAACTTGTGTAAGACACttgttaggcctcagctggaatattgtacaCAGTAGTAGGAGCCTCACTACAGAAAGGATACGAATgtattggagagaatgcagaggaaaATTACAGAATGGTTgtagggatgaggaacttcagttatgggGATAGGTCAACCAATGTtcagactgttctccttggagagaattAGGTTTAAGAAGTAAACCGATGCCTTTCAAAATTGagtgggctggatagagtaggTAAAAAAACTGTTCCTGTCCATTTAAAAGGAACAACAGCAAAAggatagttttaaagtgatttggaattttaaaaaaaacaaagatgaaGTGAGGAAAATTCCAGAGTACTGATGGTTTGGAATGCGCTACCTGGAAATGAGGTTGAGGCAGGTTAAATTAAGGCATTTGAAGACGTTGATTATTTGGTTAAAAATAATAatgtgccaggagcaggcaagtgccACAAGGTAATGATGCGGCTTTTGAGCCAGTGTGGCACAATGGGTCAAGTATCGTTATTCTACGCCTTAAAGCTGCTGTCATTCTGATGATGTGGTAACAATAATGGGGCTGCTTAAATTTTTAGTTGGATTCTtttaaatagagaaataaaacacAATTGAGTTAAAGTGATCTGTGTTCATTACAATATTTGTGGTGTTTTGTTGAAATTGATTGCACACCATTCGGATATCTGTGTCTTACTGGATTCCTAAAA contains these protein-coding regions:
- the syngr2b gene encoding synaptogyrin-2b, translated to MEGNVYGAAKAGGAFDLENFLKQPQTIARIVSWVFSIIVFGCITSEGYTNSHRSSQLKCIFNENVDACHYGVGIGVIAFLLCIVFFALDVYFPQISNADQRKHIVMADLGISGCWTFLWFTGFCFLTNQWVSSTVVPEVGADSARAAIAFSFFSIFSWGLLSCFAYKRYRMGVEDFTEKYVDPSNDYPPYPNVADNYQQPPFGSAARSESEDYKPPMY